Proteins from a genomic interval of Brachybacterium vulturis:
- a CDS encoding ATP-grasp domain-containing protein gives MPRNVFVLGLDQHNLEILRRLPGAVDLTFHGLLPRRQLQGAVIDVPELLYRAETELDAFDGSVDAIVSFWDFPMVTMVPILCARRGLPAPTLESVLRCEHKYWSRLIQRGAIDEVPAFGLLDPDVPGPVLPEGMRYPVWIKPINSASSEGAYLLTDDGDLHRRLPEVRAVIDRLGRPFQEVMEMAELPAEIAGLGERVCLVEEAVTGHQMTVEGFSHDGVVVIYGAVDSFDYPGSSSFLRYQYPSRVPWPVQERLADLSRRVIAAAGLTRSTFNIEFFWDPATGAVHLLEVNARHSQSHALMFEMVDGVSNHQVMIDIAFGRTPQLSHRAGDHAVAAKWYLRRFGDGIVRSVPTAEQVAELERTLPGTRVEITAVPGERLSERLYEDGYSSVLATIHTGGAAEEQITQAFQHCVGTLAFEIDEVRTP, from the coding sequence ATGCCTCGCAACGTCTTCGTCCTCGGACTCGATCAGCACAACCTCGAGATCCTGCGCCGTCTTCCCGGCGCCGTCGACCTCACCTTCCACGGTCTGCTGCCCCGCCGGCAGCTGCAGGGCGCTGTGATCGATGTGCCGGAGCTGCTGTACCGGGCGGAGACGGAGCTCGACGCCTTCGACGGCTCCGTGGACGCCATCGTGAGCTTCTGGGACTTCCCCATGGTGACCATGGTGCCGATCCTCTGCGCGCGCCGGGGTCTGCCCGCCCCCACCCTGGAGTCCGTGCTGCGCTGCGAGCACAAGTACTGGTCCCGCCTCATCCAGCGCGGTGCGATCGACGAGGTCCCCGCCTTCGGGCTGCTGGATCCCGACGTCCCCGGGCCGGTGCTGCCGGAGGGGATGCGGTACCCGGTGTGGATCAAACCCATCAACTCCGCCTCCTCCGAGGGGGCGTACCTGCTCACGGATGACGGCGACCTGCACCGGCGCCTGCCCGAGGTGCGTGCCGTGATCGACCGCCTGGGCCGGCCGTTCCAGGAGGTGATGGAGATGGCGGAGCTCCCCGCGGAGATCGCGGGCCTCGGTGAACGGGTGTGCCTGGTCGAGGAGGCCGTGACGGGTCACCAGATGACCGTCGAGGGTTTCAGCCACGACGGGGTGGTGGTGATCTACGGCGCCGTCGACTCCTTCGACTACCCCGGCAGCTCGAGCTTCCTGCGCTACCAGTACCCCTCGCGCGTGCCGTGGCCCGTGCAGGAGCGCCTGGCCGACCTCTCCCGCCGCGTCATCGCGGCCGCGGGCCTGACCCGATCCACCTTCAACATCGAGTTCTTCTGGGACCCGGCCACCGGAGCGGTGCACCTGCTCGAGGTCAACGCCCGCCACTCGCAGTCCCATGCGCTGATGTTCGAGATGGTCGACGGCGTCTCCAACCACCAGGTGATGATCGACATCGCCTTCGGCCGCACCCCGCAGCTGTCCCATCGGGCCGGTGACCACGCGGTGGCCGCCAAGTGGTACCTGCGCCGCTTCGGCGACGGGATCGTCCGCTCGGTGCCCACCGCCGAACAGGTCGCCGAGCTCGAGCGGACGCTGCCGGGCACCCGCGTCGAGATCACGGCCGTCCCCGGCGAGCGGCTGTCGGAGCGGCTGTACGAGGACGGCTACAGCAGCGTCCTGGCCACCATCCACACCGGCGGGGCCGCCGAGGAGCAGATCACGCAGGCCTTCCAGCACTGCGTCGGGACCCTGGCGTTCGAGATCGACGAGGTGAGGACCCCATGA
- a CDS encoding CocE/NonD family hydrolase — protein MRTLETFPHAVQETQHLWIPMTDGTRLAARLWRPFSSDADPVPGVLELIPYRQRDLTAQRDSIHHPYLAGHGYACLRVDLRGSGNSEGVLTDEYLDQELTDAEEILAWLAAQPWCSGRTGMMGISWGGFNALQVAARRPPSLGAVISCSSTDDRYTDDVHYMGGCLLTDNLSWASTMFAYNACPPDPAIVGEAWRGMWRDRLEGSGLWLETWLRHQRRDDYWKHGSVNEDYSAIEVPVMAVSGWADGYSNSVFRLLENLSAPVRGLIGPWSHKYPHLGEPGPAIGFLQEAVRWWDHWLKGDRRNGAMDGPALTIWMQDSAPPATTYEQRPGRWVGEPTWPSENVVPTRFPLGFYSLHAPGEEVRHSDPRSVRSPLSVGQFAGKWCSYNAPPDMPYDQREEDGGSLVFTSRPLTETLELLGAAEVELDLSVDQPCAQLIVRLSDIGPDGEATRISYGVLNLTHHRGSDAPEDLVPGQRHVARLPLNGMAQSFPPGHQLRLSVSTSYWPVVWPPPQPVRMTIHPLSSALVLPVRQRPDEEIIPEFEEAEGAAPLRATQLAMGAQDWQVSRNMVDLSGRLEVVKDLGTVRFEDIDLEVRRRARETYSFIARDVHSMRGETLWEVGFARGDWSAHATTRTVLTSTATDFHVYAELDAWEGTERVHSQTWSTSIPRDHV, from the coding sequence ATGAGGACGCTCGAGACCTTCCCGCACGCGGTCCAGGAGACCCAGCACCTGTGGATCCCGATGACCGACGGGACCCGGCTCGCCGCGCGGCTGTGGCGGCCGTTCTCCTCCGATGCCGATCCGGTCCCGGGGGTGCTGGAGCTGATCCCCTACCGGCAGCGGGATCTCACGGCCCAGCGCGATTCGATCCATCACCCGTACCTGGCGGGACACGGCTATGCCTGTCTGCGTGTGGACCTGCGCGGCAGCGGCAACTCCGAGGGCGTGCTGACCGACGAGTATCTCGACCAGGAGCTGACCGACGCCGAGGAGATCCTCGCCTGGCTGGCCGCCCAGCCCTGGTGCTCCGGCCGCACCGGGATGATGGGCATCTCCTGGGGCGGGTTCAACGCACTGCAGGTCGCGGCCCGTCGGCCCCCGAGCCTGGGAGCGGTCATCAGCTGCAGCTCCACCGACGACCGGTACACCGATGACGTGCACTACATGGGCGGCTGCCTGCTCACCGACAACCTCTCCTGGGCCTCGACGATGTTCGCCTACAACGCCTGCCCCCCGGATCCCGCGATCGTGGGCGAGGCGTGGCGCGGGATGTGGCGCGACCGGCTCGAGGGCAGCGGACTGTGGCTGGAGACCTGGCTGCGCCATCAGCGTCGCGACGACTACTGGAAGCACGGCTCGGTCAACGAGGACTACTCCGCGATCGAGGTGCCGGTGATGGCCGTCAGCGGCTGGGCCGACGGGTACTCCAACTCCGTGTTCCGCCTGCTGGAGAACCTCTCCGCGCCCGTGCGCGGGCTGATCGGCCCGTGGAGCCACAAATACCCCCACCTGGGTGAGCCCGGTCCCGCCATCGGGTTCCTGCAGGAGGCGGTCCGCTGGTGGGACCACTGGCTCAAGGGCGATCGGCGCAACGGGGCGATGGACGGCCCGGCCCTGACGATCTGGATGCAGGACTCCGCTCCCCCCGCGACCACCTACGAGCAGCGCCCCGGCCGCTGGGTGGGGGAACCGACCTGGCCCAGCGAGAACGTCGTGCCCACGCGGTTCCCGCTGGGCTTCTACTCCCTCCACGCTCCTGGCGAGGAGGTGCGCCACAGCGATCCGCGCTCGGTCCGCTCCCCGCTGTCGGTGGGCCAGTTCGCCGGCAAATGGTGCTCCTACAACGCTCCCCCGGACATGCCCTACGACCAGCGCGAGGAGGACGGCGGCTCGCTCGTGTTCACCAGCCGCCCGCTCACCGAGACCCTCGAGCTGCTGGGCGCCGCGGAGGTCGAACTGGACCTGTCGGTCGACCAGCCCTGCGCGCAGCTCATCGTCCGTCTGTCGGATATCGGCCCGGACGGAGAAGCCACCCGCATCAGTTACGGCGTCCTGAACCTCACGCACCATCGCGGCTCGGACGCCCCCGAGGACCTGGTCCCCGGACAGCGCCACGTCGCCCGCCTGCCCCTGAACGGCATGGCGCAGTCGTTCCCGCCCGGTCACCAGCTGCGGCTGTCCGTCTCGACCTCCTACTGGCCGGTGGTGTGGCCCCCGCCGCAGCCCGTGCGGATGACCATCCATCCGCTGAGCAGCGCCCTGGTGCTCCCGGTGCGTCAGCGCCCGGACGAGGAGATCATCCCGGAGTTCGAGGAGGCCGAGGGCGCGGCACCGCTGCGCGCCACGCAGCTGGCCATGGGCGCGCAGGACTGGCAGGTCAGCCGCAATATGGTGGATCTCTCGGGCCGGCTCGAGGTGGTCAAGGATCTCGGGACCGTCCGCTTCGAGGACATCGACCTGGAGGTGCGGCGCCGCGCCCGCGAGACCTACAGCTTCATCGCCCGGGACGTCCATTCCATGCGCGGGGAGACGCTGTGGGAGGTGGGCTTCGCGCGGGGGGACTGGTCCGCGCACGCCACCACCCGCACCGTGCTGACCTCCACGGCGACCGATTTCCACGTCTACGCCGAGCTGGACGCCTGGGAGGGCACCGAGCGCGTGCACTCGCAGACCTGGAGCACCTCGATCCCTCGTGACCACGTGTGA
- a CDS encoding PTS transporter subunit EIIC, whose product MSTTAPPAPADAPRTLRDRLGSPFKQAQKVGKAFMLPIAILPAAGLLLGVGGALSNPTTVATYPILDHTILQAVFTVMADAGTVVFGNLALLLSIGLCIGLAKRDKGTAALAGIVGYLVMTGSTASLLKIFDPEGPAIDTGIVGALVIGALAVWLHNRYHNIQLPQVLGFFGGSRFVPIIVSLVAIPVGALFFLIWPPVQEALVSAGQGIAGLGPFGTFLYGFLLRLSGAVGLHHMIYPMFWYTPLGGTETVAGTTISGAQNIFFAQLADPSHTGLYTEGTKYFAGRFATMMFGLPGACLAMYHCVPKGRRAKLMGLFLGVALTSFITGITEPIEYMFLFVAPLLYVFHAVLDGFSFLIADLLQIRIGNTFSGGAIDFLLFGVFQGEARTHWLYVIPVGLIWFGLYYVSFRFFITKFNLKTPGRTDEEVAEAAADGAASGTAAPAAAAPAGDKQATARATSLQIIEALGGQENLEDVDACITRLRVSVHDPDKVDKQALKHLGAVDVLEVAGGVQAIYGGRAVIYKSHINEIIGHDD is encoded by the coding sequence ATGTCCACCACTGCTCCTCCTGCCCCCGCCGACGCTCCGCGCACGCTGCGCGACCGGCTCGGCTCCCCCTTCAAGCAGGCCCAGAAGGTCGGCAAGGCCTTCATGCTGCCGATCGCCATCCTTCCCGCCGCCGGTCTCCTGCTCGGCGTGGGCGGTGCCCTGTCGAACCCGACCACGGTCGCCACCTACCCGATCCTCGACCACACGATCCTGCAGGCCGTCTTCACCGTCATGGCCGACGCCGGCACCGTCGTCTTCGGCAACCTCGCCCTGCTGCTCTCGATCGGCCTGTGCATCGGCCTGGCGAAGCGGGACAAGGGCACCGCCGCCCTGGCCGGTATCGTCGGCTATCTCGTGATGACCGGCTCCACCGCCTCGCTGTTGAAGATCTTCGACCCCGAGGGGCCGGCGATCGACACCGGCATCGTCGGCGCCCTGGTGATCGGCGCCCTCGCCGTGTGGCTGCACAACCGCTACCACAACATCCAGCTCCCCCAGGTGCTGGGCTTCTTCGGCGGCTCCCGCTTCGTCCCGATCATCGTGTCGCTGGTCGCGATCCCCGTGGGCGCGCTGTTCTTCCTGATCTGGCCGCCGGTGCAGGAGGCCCTGGTCAGCGCTGGTCAGGGCATCGCCGGACTGGGTCCCTTCGGCACCTTCCTCTACGGCTTCCTGCTGCGCCTCTCCGGGGCCGTGGGCCTGCACCACATGATCTACCCGATGTTCTGGTACACCCCTCTGGGAGGCACCGAGACCGTCGCCGGCACCACCATCTCCGGGGCGCAGAACATCTTCTTCGCCCAGCTCGCCGATCCGAGCCACACGGGTCTGTACACCGAGGGCACGAAGTACTTCGCCGGCCGCTTCGCGACGATGATGTTCGGCCTGCCCGGCGCCTGCCTGGCGATGTATCACTGCGTGCCCAAGGGACGCCGTGCGAAGCTCATGGGTCTGTTCCTCGGCGTGGCCCTGACCTCGTTCATCACCGGCATCACCGAGCCGATCGAGTACATGTTCCTGTTCGTGGCGCCGCTGCTGTACGTGTTCCACGCGGTCCTGGACGGCTTCTCGTTCCTCATCGCGGACCTGCTGCAGATCCGCATCGGCAACACCTTCTCCGGCGGCGCGATCGACTTCCTGCTGTTCGGTGTGTTCCAGGGCGAGGCCCGCACGCACTGGCTGTACGTGATCCCGGTGGGTCTGATCTGGTTCGGGCTGTACTACGTCTCGTTCCGCTTCTTCATCACCAAGTTCAACCTCAAGACCCCGGGCCGTACGGATGAGGAGGTCGCGGAGGCCGCGGCCGACGGGGCCGCTTCCGGCACCGCCGCCCCGGCAGCCGCCGCTCCGGCGGGCGACAAGCAGGCCACCGCCCGGGCCACCTCGCTGCAGATCATCGAGGCGCTCGGGGGGCAGGAGAACCTCGAGGACGTCGATGCCTGCATCACCCGTCTGCGCGTCTCCGTGCACGACCCGGACAAGGTCGACAAGCAGGCGCTCAAGCACCTCGGCGCGGTCGACGTGCTCGAGGTCGCCGGCGGCGTCCAGGCCATCTACGGCGGCAGGGCCGTCATCTACAAGAGCCACATCAACGAGATCATCGGTCACGACGACTGA
- a CDS encoding PTS sugar transporter subunit IIA, whose product MFGLNRKKKAPSAEQITAPVRGTLLPMEKVPDPAFSGGLLGPGFAVDPADGTIVAPVAGTIVTVPDTRHAVGLRTPGGAELLIHVGVDTVTLKGEGFTARCAEGDSVEAGAVLLEVDLEAIRDRVPSLVTPVIVTNAGDLVVSEADLSAVFGQTVLRISAP is encoded by the coding sequence ATGTTCGGACTGAACCGCAAGAAGAAGGCCCCGTCGGCGGAGCAGATCACCGCGCCGGTGCGCGGCACCCTGCTGCCGATGGAGAAGGTCCCCGATCCGGCGTTCTCCGGCGGGCTGCTGGGCCCCGGCTTCGCCGTGGACCCGGCCGACGGGACGATCGTGGCCCCGGTGGCGGGCACGATCGTCACCGTCCCCGACACCCGGCACGCCGTCGGGCTGCGCACCCCGGGCGGTGCCGAGCTGCTGATCCATGTCGGGGTGGACACCGTGACCCTGAAGGGCGAGGGCTTCACCGCCCGGTGCGCCGAGGGCGACTCCGTCGAGGCCGGCGCCGTGCTCCTCGAGGTCGATCTCGAGGCGATCCGGGATCGGGTCCCCTCGCTGGTCACTCCGGTGATCGTCACCAACGCCGGCGATCTGGTGGTCTCCGAGGCGGATCTGTCCGCCGTGTTCGGGCAGACGGTCCTGAGGATCTCCGCGCCATGA